Proteins from a genomic interval of Debaryomyces hansenii CBS767 chromosome E complete sequence:
- a CDS encoding DEHA2E07062p (no similarity) — MLLIICFFMAVVLGTPVPANLQFKATRFVPSNTFSTIVPTYTPAYAPTAEKPKDVKIMFNNQDMVDAASVESRRTYNNPSEGPSSEHNHYALL, encoded by the coding sequence AtgcttttgataatatgtTTCTTTATGGCCGTGGTGTTAGGCACCCCGGTTCCAGCCAATTTGCAATTCAAGGCCACCAGATTTGTACCTTCCAATACTTTTTCTACTATAGTGCCCACCTACACCCCCGCCTATGCTCCTACGGCTGAAAAGCCTAAGGACGTCAAGATCATGTTCAACAACCAGGACATGGTGGATGCTGCTTCTGTGGAATCCCGTCGCACCTACAACAACCCCTCCGAAGGCCCATCGCTGGAACACAACCACTATGCGTTGTTATAG
- a CDS encoding DEHA2E07106p (similar to uniprot|Q6Q5I2 Saccharomyces cerevisiae YOR051C Nuclear protein that inhibits replication of Brome mosaic virus in S. cerevisiae which is a model system for studying replication of positive-strand RNA viruses in their natural hosts) yields the protein MAPKRHLGLGKAAKSKKQKKDDSSEVENPVQQSNELTVELNEEVDANDEVSQLRALWKTHAKSDKDNELVVNGIIHECDRLLRNSNLAENEDGEDKNKASTNEDGPKELPADFHSIYALALADLALFHSTDVNKVKEFFDAALERVDLGLQSHTGSIELLFTKSRILINQIPLQYISQLTVESKVQDGVPKIDEKLDAALKIYEEAENQAKALKQYELFNEDNLEILQAFDDLLEIVDNFGKDNSEGDESDKEDDGDYEEEIQLSKKHPLYGIRNTDKYNEWWRDHTIQFLQNVDQQLEKLGISYKQENETENALLPLRREICKRIGQSYLQEAEIPSTVFTTLKYDEGFADVDQLEGLTRDESQKISQYLFKTALDYLKMAEDKEEPESWVNIAESMISLGNLYELDSEEQENYYTEAEKILTKANNATNGKYEDILENLQT from the coding sequence ATGGCGCCAAAAAGACATTTAGGATTAGGTAAAGCTGCAAAATCcaaaaaacaaaagaaagatgatTCGTCAGAGGTAGAAAATCCGGTACAACAGAGCAATGAACTTACGgttgaattgaatgaagaagTGGATGCAAATGACGAAGTGAGTCAATTAAGAGCATTGTGGAAAACGCATGCTAAATCGGACAAGGACAATGAGTTAGTGGTGAACGGTATAATCCATGAATGTGATCGGTTATTGAGGAATTCAAACTTGGCCGAAAATGAAGACGGTGAGGACAAAAACAAGGCCAGCACAAATGAAGACGGGCCTAAAGAGTTACCGGCGGATTTTCATTCAATCTATGCGTTGGCTTTGGCAGACTTAGCGTTGTTTCATAGCACGGACGTTAACAAGGTGAAGGAATTCTTTGATGCGGCATTGGAAAGAGTTGATTTGGGATTGCAATCCCATACCGGATCGATAGAGTTGTTATTCACCAAAAGTAGGATCCTTATTAACCAGATTCCATTGCAATATATATCGCAATTGACAGTTGAATCTAAGGTCCAAGATGGCGTGCCAaaaatagatgaaaaattggatgCGGCATTAAAAATCTACGAAGAAGCTGAGAACCAAGCTAAGGCCTTGAAACAGTACGAATTGTTCAATGAGGACAACTTAGAAATTTTGCAGGCGTTTGATGATTTGTTAGAAATCGTTGATAATTTCGGAAAGGATAATCTGGAAGGGGATGAGAGtgataaagaagatgatggAGACTATGAGGAGGAGATCCAGTTGTCTAAGAAGCATCCGTTGTACGGAATCAGAAATACTGACAAGTATAACGAATGGTGGAGAGACCATACCATTCAGTTTTTGCAAAACGTTGATCAGCAATTAGAGAAACTTGGTATTTCGTACAAGCAAGAAAACGAGACCGAAAACGCCTTGTTACCACTCCGTAGAGAAATCTGTAAAAGAATCGGGCAATCTTACTTACAAGAGGCAGAAATCCCATCCACAGTATTCACAACCCTCAAGTATGATGAAGGATTTGCCGATGTCGACCAATTAGAAGGATTAACTCGTGACGAATCGCAAAAAATCAGTCAATATTTGTTCAAAACTGCGTTAGACTACTTGAAAATGGCTGAAGACAAAGAAGAACCAGAAAGTTGGGTCAATATTGCCGAGTCGATGATTTCTTTGGGAAACCTATACGAATTGGACAGTGAAGAGCAAGAAAACTACTACACCGAAGCagaaaaaatattgacTAAAGCCAACAATGCGACCAACGGTAAATACGAAGATATCTTGGAAAACTTACAAACATAA
- a CDS encoding DEHA2E07040p (similar to uniprot|P32784 Saccharomyces cerevisiae YBL011W SCT1 High copy suppressor of choline-transport mutants) — translation MDTTNKDPEKKEDENGTRKTVEVENGLLTRILTIISYDLVLWFFSAVIHTFFREVKSRGTFNIPKKGAIVFVIAPHANQFIDPIVVMSSVKQYSRRRIAFLVAAKSYRRKFIGTGAKFTGAIPVERAQDLLRKGTGTIKLQDLEDGTIVEGEGTLFTKECMKKGLIGLPESLGNAVIESIESDTKLTLRKTFQINVSDPKEADKRRIQRLTEGTPFKVAPHVDNNCVFQHVFDHLNGGNVLGMFPEGGSHDRPDLLPLKPGVAIMALGAAAKSEDPDAVINVIPVGMNYFHPHKFRSRAVIEFGKPIKVDKKLGKKYEENPKDSVAKLIDVITLGLKEVTVTCGDYDTLMALQAARRLYTSSNRESIPLPLVVEMNRRLVKGYQKYSNDPDVIEMKTLVSNYNKKLMRMGLHDHQVESLTETNRIHTFVTFAARLFKVFLFLGLSMPGIFLFSPVFIVGRRIARKKAKEALAGSVVKIKANDVLGTWKILVALVLAPSLYIFYSIIGTFLIIKSNITKDKVPTVIIFLVCYGWSVLTTYASLRIGEIGVDYYKSLKPLFYSLLSHHKDIIQIEDLKRNRTLLAEKVTEFCNSYGPSMFEDFDRFYRQYNNIESSEYVNESESDIENVPVSNTVNRPSMSLLRSASFNINNLADVPIFSIPGFSDLQSDVGDDGSKGEHESDESSSFDTSDIEASDVGDLQKSKLRLRNAMKSKFNAENNP, via the coding sequence ATGGATACTACGAATAAAGACCCAGAAAAGAAGGAGGATGAAAATGGTACAAGAAAGACGGTCGAAGTAGAAAATGGCTTACTTACAAGGATTTTGACCATCATTAGTTATGATTTAGTGCTTTGGTTCTTCTCAGCGGTTATTCACACATTTTTTAGAGAAGTAAAGTCCAGAGGAACATTCAATATCCCCAAGAAGGGAGCAATTGTGTTTGTTATTGCTCCTCATGCTaatcaattcattgatCCTATAGTGGTGATGTCTTCTGTGAAACAATATTCCAGAAGACGTATTGCTTTCTTGGTTGCAGCGAAATCGTACAGAAGAAAGTTTATTGGAACGGGGGCAAAATTCACGGGGGCGATACCAGTGGAAAGAGCACAAGATCTTCTAAGAAAGGGGACGGGAACAATCAAACTTCAGGACCTAGAAGATGGGACTATAGTTGAAGGTGAAGGAACTTTATTCACAAAGGAATGCATGAAAAAGGGTTTGATTGGATTACCAGAATCGCTAGGCAATGCAGTGATCGAATCTATTGAATCAGATACTAAGTTGACGTTGCGCAAAACGTTCCAGATAAACGTATCGGATCCCAAAGAAGCAGACAAGAGACGTATACAGCGCTTGACAGAAGGTACGCCCTTTAAGGTAGCTCCACATGTTGATAACAACTGCGTTTTTCAACATGTTTTTGACCATTTGAACGGAGGTAACGTATTGGGAATGTTTCCTGAAGGGGGTTCACACGATAGACCTGATTTATTACCATTGAAACCAGGGGTAGCGATCATGGCATTAGGGGCAGCAGCGAAATCGGAAGATCCTGATGCCGTAATAAACGTAATACCTGTCGggatgaattatttccatCCTCATAAATTTAGATCTAGGGCTGTTATCGAATTTGGTAAGCCTATCAAGGTTGATAAGAAATTAGGAAAGAAATACGAGGAAAATCCTAAGGATTCAGTTGCAAAATTAATCGATGTCATCACTCTAGGTTTGAAAGAAGTTACAGTAACATGTGGGGATTACGATACCTTAATGGCATTACAAGCGGCGAGAAGATTGTATACTTCGTCAAATAGAGAGTCAATACCTTTGCCTCTAGTTGTGGAAATGAATAGGAGATTAGTCAAGGGGTATCAAAAGTATTCTAATGACCCTGATGTCATCGAGATGAAAACCCTTGTTAGTAAttataataagaaattaatgagaATGGGATTACATGACCATCAAGTCGAATCTTTAACTGAAACCAATAGGATTCACACTTTTGTTACATTTGCCGCCAGATTATTTAAGGTGTTTTTGTTCTTAGGGTTGAGTATGCCAGGAATCTTCCTTTTTTCACCCGTGTTCATCGTTGGTAGAAGAATCGCCAGAAAAAAGGCGAAAGAAGCATTAGCTGGCTCAGTGGTTAAAATTAAAGCTAATGACGTATTGGGAACGTGGAAAATCTTAGTTGCATTAGTTTTGGCACCTTCGTTGTATATTTTCTACTCCATCATTGGAACCTTTTTGATTATCAAACTGAACATCACTAAGGACAAGGTTCCAACAGTTATAATTTTCTTGGTATGTTACGGATGGTCTGTTTTAACTACGTACGCGTCCTTGAGAATTGGGGAAATTGGGGTGGACTATTACAAGTCGTTAAAACCATTATTCTATTCGTTACTTAGTCACCATAAGGACATCAtccaaattgaagatttgaagaGAAACAGAACCCTTTTGGCGGAGAAAGTCACagaattttgcaattcatACGGACCCTCTATGTTCGAAGACTTCGACAGATTTTACCGCCAATACAATAACATTGAATCAAGCGAATATGTTAACGAGTCCGAATCAGATATCGAGAACGTACCTGTGAGTAACACGGTGAACCGTCCTAGTATGTCATTATTGAGATCTGCATCGTTTAACATCAACAATTTGGCCGATGTTCCAATTTTCTCCATTCCAGGTTTCCTGGACTTGCAGTCAGATGTTGGAGATGATGGCTCTAAGGGTGAACATGAAAGTGACGAATCGTCTTCCTTTGACACCAGTGATATCGAAGCCAGCGATGTGGGCGATCTACAAAAGAGCAAATTAAGATTAAGGAACGCCATGAAATCAAAGTTTAATGCCGAAAACAACCCTTAA
- a CDS encoding DEHA2E07128p (similar to uniprot|P36150 Saccharomyces cerevisiae YKR069W MET1 S-adenosyl-L-methionine uroporphyrinogen III transmethylase involved in sulfate assimilation methionine metabolism and siroheme biosynthesis) — MTNLLASLKCSDDIHLIIGASNVASLRINSILEAGAKPILISNQPSEKFPKSIQDNIAKGNLKHIEKEYENGDLSSLGRSEVDNIVDRVFVTLPISQYEVKKEIYQSCRKLRIPVNVSDSPEFCTFSLLSTFTSGDFQMGVSTSGKGCKLAARIKRELSHTLPGNIGSICDKIGDLRTRIQEEDKLELEKLQGDIDWIGEHDDDAITTSKLNSLVEEFNMTKEQRKLQRTRWLSQIVEYFPLTTLADLSLEDLSVAYKEYNSIVKTEAEPKEPSHKKLKTGKKGSISLVGSGPGSISLLTLGALQEIHSADLILADKLVPQQVLDLIPKHRTKLFIARKFPGNAERAQKELLDMGLESLMKNEKVVRLKQGDPYIFGRGGEEFNFFAEHGFTPLVLPGITSALAAPVLTNIPATHRDVADQVLICTGTGRRGTLPNLPEFIKSRTTVFLMALHRVVDLIPKLIDDKNWDPNLPAAIIERASCPDQRIVRTTLSNVAQAVEACGSRPPGLLVTGYACEVITKPNTDEKWVIEEGCASASNPLLEPFLQLARSIGKDHSHVSQPQTISLEQTA, encoded by the coding sequence ATGACTAACTTATTAGCGTCACTCAAGTGCTCAGACGATATTCACTTAATAATTGGAGCTTCTAATGTGGCGTCTTTAAGAATAAACTCGATACTTGAAGCGGGTGCTAAACCGATACTTATATCGAACCAACcatctgaaaaatttccaaaatcaatacaGGACAACATAGCTAAAGGGAATTTGAAGCATATAGAGAAGGAGTATGAAAATGGAGATCTCTCGAGTTTAGGAAGAAGTGAGGTTGATAACATTGTGGATAGGGTATTTGTGACTTTACCTATCTCGCAGTACGAAGTTAAGAAAGAGATTTACCAGTCATGTCGTAAATTAAGGATCCCGGTCAATGTTTCAGATTCTCCTGAATTTTGTACGTTTTCGTTATTATCTACATTCACATCTGGGGACTTCCAAATGGGAGTGAGTACGCTGGGAAAAGGATGTAAATTAGCTGCTAGAATCAAGAGAGAGTTAAGCCATACGTTACCAGGTAACATTGGAAGCATCTGTGATAAAATAGGGGATTTGAGAACCAGGATACAAGAAGAGGACAAATTGGAGTTAGAAAAATTGCAGGGTGATATTGACTGGATTGGTGAGCACGACGATGATGCGATAACTACTAGCAAGTTGAACTCTTTGGTTGAGGAGTTTAATATGACTAAAGAACAGAGAAAGTTGCAAAGGACGAGATGGCTTTCTCAGATCGTTGAGTATTTCCCTTTGACTACGTTAGCAGACTTATCGTTGGAAGATTTGAGTGTGGCATACAAGGAATACAATTCAATAGTGAAAACCGAGGCAGAGCCTAAGGAACCAAGCCataagaaattgaagaccGGCAAGAAAGGATCTATATCATTAGTTGGATCAGGACCAGGGTCAATATCGCTTTTAACACTCGGAGCATTACAGGAAATTCATTCTGCAGATTTAATTCTTGCTGATAAATTGGTACCGCAACAGGTGCTCGATCTTATACCGAAACATAGaaccaaattatttatcgCTCGTAAATTCCCAGGAAATGCCGAGAGGGCTCAAAAAGAGTTATTAGATATGGGACTTGAAAGcttaatgaaaaatgaaaaagttgTCAGGTTGAAACAAGGTGATCCATACATTTTCGGTCGTGGTGGTGAGGAGTTCAACTTCTTTGCTGAACATGGATTTACGCCATTAGTTTTACCGGGAATCACCTCTGCATTGGCAGCACCAGTATTGACAAATATACCAGCTACACACCGTGATGTAGCCGATCAAGTATTGATATGTACTGGTACAGGCCGTCGTGGTACTTTACCAAACCTTCCagaattcatcaaatcCAGAACAACAGTGTTTTTGATGGCGTTGCATAGAGTTGTTGATTTAATTCCAAAGTTGATCGATGATAAAAATTGGGATCCTAACTTACCAGCTGCAATTATCGAGAGAGCCTCGTGTCCTGATCAGCGTATTGTCAGAACAACGTTAAGTAACGTGGCTCAAGCAGTCGAAGCATGCGGATCAAGACCTCCAGGATTACTTGTTACTGGCTATGCCTGTGAAGTTATAACTAAGCCTAATACGGATGAAAAGTGGGTTATAGAAGAAGGGTGTGCATCTGCTAGTAATCCACTTTTAGAACCATTTCTCCAATTGGCTAGATCTATAGGAAAGGATCATCTGCACGTTCTGCAACCACAAACAATATCTCTAGAACAAACAGCATAA
- a CDS encoding DEHA2E07084p (weakly similar to uniprot|Q08422 Saccharomyces cerevisiae YOR052C): MKVTIRSSTEISYSVTIPDNSTVEDLRNSAKVACPPSGKIPEDFKLIYNGEKLTPNYKTLEMFGIVAGAEDIVVILMSDGSDTPKSTSPIASPALQPVSPATGGASCAPAKKKTKKNRCSFKNCSAAPLRMVGNCSHCQGKFCAKHRLLEDHLCQGLQFCKDNAHEKNAMKLQNEKTITSKV; encoded by the coding sequence ATGAAAGTTACCATTAGATCATCTACAGAAATTTCATATTCTGTGACCATTCCAGATAACTCTACGGTGGAAGACTTACGCAATAGTGCTAAGGTTGCATGTCCACCTAGTGGTAAAATACCAGAGGATTTCAAACTAATATACAATGGAGAGAAGCTTACGCCGAATTACAAGACGTTGGAGATGTTTGGGATTGTGGCAGGGGCGGAGGATATTGTGGTAATTCTTATGAGCGACGGATCGGATACACCCAAGTCGACGAGTCCTATAGCGTCGCCAGCACTCCAGCCGGTGTCGCCGGCCACCGGCGGAGCTAGCTGTGCGCCagcgaagaagaagacgaagaaaaataGATGTTCGTTCAAGAACTGCAGTGCGGCGCCCTTACGGATGGTGGGAAACTGCAGTCATTGCCAGGGCAAATTCTGCGCCAAACATCGGTTACTCGAGGACCATCTATGCCAGGGCTTGCAGTTCTGCAAAGATAATGCCCACGAGAAGAATGCCATGAAGTTGCAGAACGAAAAAACCATCACTAGTAAGGTTTAA
- a CDS encoding DEHA2E07018p (highly similar to uniprot|P36149 Saccharomyces cerevisiae YKR068C), protein MSKASRFSSDDIWKNNVEKINSELFTLTYGSVVSQLCRDYNNNYQEVNQQLDRMGYNIGLRLIEEFVAKTGAQRCQTFKETAEIISKVGFKIFLNIQPVVTNWSQDGKSFSLILVDNPLAEFVELPVTNDNKINKELWYSQILCGVLRGALQMVQLDVDVWFVKDALRGDEQTELRLKLNKILKDEVPAGED, encoded by the exons ATGTCCAAGGCATCCAGATTTTCCAGTGATGACATATGGAAGAATAATGTCGAAAAAATA AACTCAGAGTTGTTCACGTTGACGTATGGGTCAGTTGTTTCGCAGCTCTGTAGGGACTATAACAATAATTACCAGGAGGTGAACCAGCAATTGGACAGAATGGGATATAATATAGGGTTGAGACTAATCGAAGAGTTTGTGGCCAAGACGGGAGCACAGAGGTGCCAGACGTTCAAAGAAACGGCGGAAATAATCTCGAAGGTGGGattcaagatatttttgaaCATCCAGCCCGTGGTGACCAACTGGAGCCAGGACGGCAAGTCATTTTCGTTGATATTGGTGGACAATCCGTTGGCGGAGTTTGTAGAATTGCCCGTCACGAACGATAACAAGATCAATAAGGAGTTATGGTACTCACAGATATTGTGTGGTGTGTTGAGAGGCGCGCTACAGATGGTGCAGCTTGACGTTGACGTGTGGTTTGTTAAGGATGCTTTAAGAGGTGATGAACAGACAGAGCTCAGATTGAAGCTCAATAAAATCTTGAAAGACGAAGTACCAGCTGGCGAAGATTAA